A genome region from Sporosarcina sp. ANT_H38 includes the following:
- a CDS encoding class II fructose-bisphosphate aldolase — translation MALVSMKEMMIKGKKEGYAIGQFNINNLEYTQAILLAAQEEQSPVILGVSEGAARYMGGFTTVVNIVKGLMHDYQVTVPVAIHLDHGSSFEKCKEAIEAGFTSVMIDASSKPLAENIEITKSVVEYAHERGVSVEAELGVVGGQEDDIIAEGVIYADPAECKELADKTAIDCLAPALGSVHGPYKGEPNLGFKEMEEISSQSDLPLVLHGGTGIPTKDIQKAISFGTAKINVNTENQIQGTKAVREKLAADTEAYDPRKFLTPMRDAIKLTVIGKMREFGSSQKA, via the coding sequence ATGGCACTGGTTTCAATGAAAGAAATGATGATCAAAGGGAAAAAAGAAGGATACGCTATAGGTCAGTTTAATATAAACAACCTTGAATATACGCAAGCAATTTTGCTAGCGGCCCAAGAAGAGCAGTCTCCTGTCATTCTTGGAGTATCGGAAGGTGCAGCACGTTACATGGGAGGTTTCACTACAGTTGTCAACATAGTGAAGGGCCTAATGCACGATTATCAAGTCACAGTTCCTGTCGCAATTCATCTGGATCACGGTTCAAGCTTCGAAAAATGTAAAGAGGCGATTGAAGCAGGTTTCACTTCTGTTATGATCGATGCTTCGTCGAAACCACTTGCGGAAAATATTGAAATTACGAAAAGTGTTGTAGAATATGCCCACGAACGAGGAGTTTCTGTAGAAGCAGAACTTGGAGTCGTTGGAGGTCAGGAAGACGATATTATTGCTGAAGGCGTCATTTATGCAGATCCTGCAGAATGTAAAGAGCTTGCTGATAAGACAGCAATCGACTGTCTTGCACCTGCACTTGGATCAGTCCACGGTCCATATAAAGGCGAGCCAAACCTTGGTTTCAAGGAAATGGAAGAAATTTCGAGTCAATCTGACTTGCCGCTTGTTTTGCATGGCGGAACAGGTATCCCGACAAAAGATATTCAAAAAGCCATTTCATTCGGAACGGCTAAAATTAATGTTAATACAGAAAATCAAATACAAGGGACAAAAGCTGTCCGTGAAAAACTTGCGGCTGACACTGAAGCCTATGATCCACGTAAGTTTTTGACGCCAATGCGCGATGCCATCAAATTAACGGTTATCGGTAAAATGCGCGAATTCGGCAGTTCACAAAAAGCTTAA
- a CDS encoding response regulator has protein sequence MKSLLIVDDQKGIRLLLDEVFRREGFKITLAANGMEALQAVEREIPGCVLLDMKMPGLDGLEVLKRLKIGWPEIPVIIMTAYGEIELTEDALKTGAVKYFTKPFDIYEVRDAVNAIFES, from the coding sequence TTGAAAAGTCTTTTAATTGTGGACGACCAAAAAGGGATCAGGCTATTGCTGGATGAAGTGTTCCGCCGGGAAGGTTTTAAAATAACGCTCGCGGCAAATGGAATGGAAGCCCTTCAAGCGGTGGAACGAGAAATTCCAGGCTGTGTTCTGTTAGATATGAAGATGCCAGGCTTAGATGGTCTGGAAGTTCTAAAAAGATTGAAAATTGGTTGGCCAGAGATTCCAGTCATCATTATGACGGCATATGGAGAAATTGAATTAACAGAAGATGCCCTGAAAACTGGAGCCGTGAAATATTTCACTAAGCCATTTGATATTTATGAAGTCCGTGACGCAGTGAACGCAATTTTTGAAAGCTAA
- the glpX gene encoding class II fructose-bisphosphatase, which produces MERSLSMELVRVTEAAAVSASRWMGRGLKNEADDAATTAMRTVFDTIPMQGVVVIGEGEMDEAPMLYIGEKLGTGNGPEVDVAVDPLEGTNIVAAGGWNALAVIAIADKGNLLNAPDMYMDKIAVGRESVGKIDIDASVTENLMAVAKAKNKDIGDIVATVLNRERHAAIIEEIRAAGARIKLINDGDVAAAINTAFDETGVDILFGLGGAPEGVIAAVGLKCLGGEIQGRLVPSNDEERERCIKMGIDVDKVLYMDDLVKGDDAIFAATGVTDGELLRGVQFKGGYSETHSLVMRSKSGTVRFVEGRHSMDKKPLLVMQD; this is translated from the coding sequence ATGGAACGCAGTTTATCGATGGAATTAGTTCGTGTCACAGAAGCAGCCGCAGTATCAGCTTCACGCTGGATGGGACGCGGTTTGAAAAATGAGGCGGATGACGCTGCAACAACAGCAATGCGCACGGTATTCGATACAATTCCGATGCAAGGGGTTGTCGTAATTGGCGAAGGGGAAATGGACGAAGCGCCAATGCTTTATATTGGTGAAAAGCTAGGGACTGGAAATGGTCCTGAAGTGGACGTCGCTGTTGACCCGCTTGAAGGGACAAATATTGTCGCGGCAGGCGGCTGGAACGCACTTGCAGTTATTGCTATTGCGGATAAAGGAAATCTTCTTAATGCGCCAGATATGTATATGGACAAAATTGCGGTCGGCCGTGAATCGGTTGGCAAAATCGATATCGATGCGTCCGTGACTGAAAACCTCATGGCTGTTGCTAAAGCTAAAAACAAAGATATCGGTGACATTGTTGCAACTGTCCTTAACAGAGAACGACATGCCGCTATCATCGAAGAAATTCGGGCTGCTGGTGCACGCATTAAGCTCATCAATGATGGTGATGTTGCAGCAGCTATTAATACTGCCTTTGATGAAACCGGAGTGGACATTCTATTCGGACTTGGCGGAGCACCAGAAGGCGTTATCGCTGCAGTCGGTCTTAAATGTCTTGGCGGCGAAATCCAGGGAAGACTGGTTCCTTCAAATGACGAAGAACGTGAACGTTGCATCAAAATGGGTATCGACGTCGACAAAGTGCTTTACATGGATGACCTTGTCAAAGGTGACGACGCGATATTCGCTGCAACTGGCGTAACTGACGGAGAACTTCTTCGCGGCGTACAATTTAAAGGCGGTTACAGCGAGACACACTCTTTAGTCATGCGTTCGAAGTCGGGCACAGTTCGTTTTGTTGAAGGCCGACACAGCATGGATAAAAAACCTCTGCTCGTCATGCAAGACTGA
- the rpmE gene encoding 50S ribosomal protein L31 translates to MKAAIHPAYKVSTVTCSCGNTFETGSVREDIRIEVCSECHPFYTGRQKFAQADGRVDRFNKKYGLKEEGREEEGQE, encoded by the coding sequence ATGAAAGCAGCAATTCACCCAGCTTATAAAGTATCAACTGTTACTTGTTCATGTGGTAACACATTTGAAACAGGTTCTGTAAGAGAGGACATCCGAATTGAAGTTTGTTCGGAATGCCACCCATTCTACACTGGACGCCAGAAATTTGCTCAAGCGGACGGACGTGTCGACCGCTTCAACAAAAAATATGGTCTCAAAGAAGAAGGCCGCGAAGAAGAAGGCCAAGAGTAA
- the rho gene encoding transcription termination factor Rho, with amino-acid sequence MTVLTISALENMILKELYAHAKEYKIAYYSKLTKRELIFAILKSRAEQEGFFFMEGVLEIIQSEGYGFLRPINYSPSSEDIYISASQIRRFDLRNGDKVSGKVRPPKESERYYGLLQVEAVNGENPEVARERVHFPALTPLYPDRHIKLETDPLKLSTRIMDLISPVGFGQRGLIAAPPKAGKTLLLKEIANSITMNHPDAELIVLLIDERPEEVTDIERSVKADVVSSTFDELPENHVKVAELVLERAMRLVEHKRDVIILMDSITRLARAYNLVIPSSGRTLSGGIDPAAFHRPKRFFGAARNLEEGGSLTILATALIDTGSRMDEVIYEEFKGTGNMELHLDRHLAERRIFPALDIRRSGTRKEELLIPANQLEKLWAIRKTFSDSHDFTERFMKKLRLTKTNEEFFDKLNDEMKAHRNGKGLL; translated from the coding sequence ATGACAGTACTAACGATATCAGCATTGGAGAATATGATTTTAAAAGAGTTATATGCCCATGCAAAAGAATACAAAATTGCCTATTATAGCAAGTTGACTAAAAGAGAACTTATTTTTGCCATTTTAAAATCAAGAGCTGAACAAGAAGGCTTCTTCTTTATGGAAGGTGTCCTTGAAATCATCCAATCGGAGGGTTACGGCTTCCTTCGTCCGATCAACTATTCGCCAAGCTCCGAAGATATCTATATATCCGCTTCCCAAATTCGCCGATTCGATCTTCGTAATGGTGATAAAGTAAGTGGTAAAGTTCGTCCGCCAAAAGAATCGGAACGCTATTACGGTCTTCTGCAAGTAGAAGCTGTCAATGGAGAAAATCCAGAAGTAGCACGGGAACGCGTGCATTTCCCAGCACTTACACCGCTCTATCCAGATCGCCATATCAAACTTGAAACGGATCCATTAAAGCTATCAACGCGTATTATGGACCTTATCTCTCCAGTTGGTTTCGGTCAACGCGGACTTATTGCTGCTCCTCCAAAAGCAGGTAAAACTTTGTTGTTAAAAGAAATAGCAAATTCTATCACAATGAATCATCCCGATGCAGAACTGATCGTTCTCCTGATTGATGAAAGACCTGAAGAAGTGACTGATATTGAACGCTCTGTCAAGGCTGATGTCGTCAGTTCAACATTCGATGAATTGCCGGAAAATCACGTCAAAGTGGCTGAACTTGTATTGGAACGGGCAATGCGTCTCGTAGAGCATAAACGAGATGTTATCATTCTTATGGATTCCATCACAAGGCTCGCTCGCGCGTATAACCTTGTGATTCCTTCAAGTGGACGTACACTGTCAGGTGGTATAGATCCAGCTGCATTCCATCGTCCAAAACGATTTTTCGGGGCAGCGCGTAATCTCGAAGAAGGCGGTAGCTTAACCATTCTTGCGACAGCTTTGATTGACACAGGTTCACGCATGGATGAAGTCATCTACGAAGAATTCAAAGGAACCGGTAATATGGAACTGCATCTTGACCGCCATCTTGCGGAACGACGGATCTTCCCAGCGCTCGACATCCGCCGTTCAGGTACCCGGAAAGAGGAATTACTCATCCCGGCTAACCAGCTTGAAAAGTTATGGGCAATTCGAAAAACATTCTCCGATTCGCATGACTTTACAGAACGCTTCATGAAAAAATTGCGTTTAACGAAAACAAACGAAGAGTTCTTCGATAAATTAAATGACGAGATGAAAGCCCACCGTAACGGTAAAGGGTTGTTGTAA
- a CDS encoding thymidine kinase produces the protein MYVTMQGGWIEVICGSMFSGKSEELIRRIRRSQFAKQKIAVFKPEIDDRFSEEAVVSHNGTTVIANPIASSNHIEQFVNNDYDVIAIDEAQFFDEGIVDVVMELANRGFRVIVAGLDQDFRGEPFGPMPRLMAVAEHVTKLQAVCTVCGSPSSRTQRLINGTPAGFDDPVILVGASEAYEPRCRKHHEVPKGVSAVATVKG, from the coding sequence ATGTACGTAACTATGCAAGGCGGTTGGATTGAAGTCATTTGCGGCAGTATGTTTTCAGGGAAATCTGAGGAATTGATTCGTCGAATAAGACGATCGCAGTTCGCCAAACAAAAAATCGCGGTATTCAAACCGGAAATTGATGATCGTTTTAGCGAAGAAGCCGTCGTCAGCCATAATGGGACAACTGTTATAGCCAATCCGATTGCCAGCTCAAACCATATTGAGCAGTTCGTCAACAATGATTATGACGTCATCGCGATAGATGAAGCTCAATTTTTTGACGAAGGTATCGTTGACGTAGTAATGGAGTTGGCAAATCGTGGATTCCGCGTAATTGTCGCTGGACTTGACCAGGATTTCCGCGGTGAACCATTCGGACCGATGCCAAGACTAATGGCTGTGGCTGAGCACGTTACTAAATTACAGGCAGTCTGCACGGTATGTGGCTCACCTTCTAGCCGAACACAACGGCTCATAAATGGCACGCCTGCGGGTTTTGATGATCCTGTCATCCTAGTGGGTGCTTCAGAAGCGTATGAACCAAGATGCCGCAAGCACCATGAAGTACCAAAAGGCGTATCAGCTGTAGCAACTGTAAAAGGATAA
- a CDS encoding DUF2529 family protein: MLILKILTTQVGGLLQRIAGNGEESIEETARLLAQATIGEGRVIIAGFDEMQAVIATALHGAEPLSGAVRFEFGMDISTADRIWLLTRSATDEPALKLARHLAERFIPFAALAAEKPHNDNELKNLAYTYISTGLTRGLLPGDHGERIVQPHALSALFVYEAVKIAHDEMILDED; encoded by the coding sequence GTGTTAATTTTGAAAATTTTGACGACACAAGTTGGCGGACTGCTTCAGCGTATTGCAGGAAATGGCGAAGAGTCAATTGAAGAGACAGCCCGTCTTCTCGCGCAGGCAACCATTGGTGAAGGTCGGGTTATTATTGCGGGATTCGATGAAATGCAAGCAGTTATTGCAACTGCACTTCACGGTGCTGAACCGCTTAGTGGTGCCGTTCGTTTTGAGTTTGGGATGGACATTTCAACAGCCGACCGGATTTGGCTATTAACTAGATCTGCAACGGATGAGCCTGCACTGAAACTTGCACGACATCTTGCTGAACGCTTTATTCCTTTTGCAGCACTCGCTGCGGAAAAGCCGCACAATGATAATGAACTAAAAAATTTAGCCTATACATATATTTCAACCGGGCTTACACGCGGTTTGCTCCCTGGTGACCATGGTGAACGGATTGTTCAGCCACACGCTCTCAGTGCGTTATTTGTTTATGAAGCTGTGAAGATCGCACATGATGAGATGATTTTAGACGAGGATTAA
- the fsa gene encoding fructose-6-phosphate aldolase, whose amino-acid sequence MKFFIDTANFEEIKEAHSWGILSGVTTNPSLVAKEDVPFHDRLREIAALVPGSVSAEVISLDAEGMIKEGRELAEIAPNITVKLPMTPEGLKACSVFSQEGIKTNITLIFSANQALLAARAGATYVSPFLGRLDDIGQDGMALVSTIADIFSIHNIKTEIIAASIRSPQHITDAALSGADIATTPFNVLTQLFKHPLTDKGIEAFLADWETRKNK is encoded by the coding sequence ATGAAATTTTTCATCGATACAGCAAATTTTGAAGAAATTAAAGAAGCACATAGTTGGGGTATACTATCAGGAGTTACAACAAACCCATCACTTGTCGCTAAAGAAGATGTACCTTTCCATGATAGATTGAGAGAAATTGCAGCACTTGTACCTGGTTCAGTTAGTGCGGAAGTCATTTCACTTGATGCAGAAGGTATGATCAAAGAAGGACGCGAATTGGCGGAAATTGCACCAAATATTACAGTTAAATTGCCAATGACACCAGAAGGATTGAAAGCTTGTTCGGTCTTCTCACAAGAAGGCATCAAAACAAACATCACACTTATCTTCAGTGCAAATCAGGCACTTCTTGCAGCTCGCGCGGGAGCGACGTATGTTTCCCCATTCCTCGGCAGACTCGATGACATTGGACAAGATGGTATGGCATTGGTCTCTACAATTGCAGACATCTTCTCAATCCACAATATCAAAACAGAAATTATTGCAGCATCCATTCGCAGCCCGCAGCACATTACAGATGCAGCACTTAGTGGTGCAGATATTGCAACGACACCTTTCAATGTGTTGACGCAGCTATTTAAGCATCCACTTACAGATAAAGGAATCGAAGCATTTCTTGCGGACTGGGAAACTAGAAAGAATAAGTAA
- a CDS encoding UDP-N-acetylglucosamine 1-carboxyvinyltransferase: protein MDVYKITGGKPLQGSIKVSGAKNSAVALIPASILAGSPVTIEGLPEISDVVTLQALLEDIGGKVEFNKGTMTIDPTEMISMPLPNGNVKKLRASYYLMGAMLGRFKHAVIGLPGGCHLGPRPIDQHIKGFEALGAKVTNEHGAIYLRAEELRGAKIYLDVSSVGATINIMLAAVLAKGRTTIENAAKEPEIIDVATLLSNMGAKIKGAGTNVIRIDGVENLHGTRHTIIPDRIEAGTFMIMAAAVGDGITIDNVIPFHVEALTAKLREMGVDIIEGEEQIFIPKSRNLQAVDVKTLVYPGFPTDLQQPFSVLLTQAAGPSVITDTVYSARFKQIDELTRMNADARVEGRSAILAGPTPLQAATVRASDLRAGAALVIAGLIADGVTEVQEIQHIERGYSSLIEKLQGIGADIRKVSVSKEAIVGE, encoded by the coding sequence ATGGACGTTTATAAAATAACAGGCGGCAAACCGTTACAAGGGTCAATTAAAGTAAGTGGTGCTAAGAACAGTGCAGTTGCACTAATCCCTGCTTCTATCCTGGCTGGTTCTCCCGTTACAATTGAAGGGCTGCCAGAAATTTCGGATGTCGTTACCCTTCAGGCGTTATTGGAAGACATCGGTGGGAAAGTTGAATTTAATAAAGGAACGATGACAATTGATCCAACCGAAATGATATCGATGCCACTTCCGAATGGCAACGTAAAGAAACTCCGTGCATCCTACTATTTGATGGGCGCGATGCTTGGCAGATTCAAGCACGCGGTCATCGGTTTACCAGGTGGCTGTCATCTGGGGCCACGACCAATCGATCAGCACATCAAAGGTTTTGAAGCGCTCGGTGCAAAAGTGACCAATGAACACGGCGCGATTTATTTGCGTGCTGAAGAATTGCGCGGTGCAAAAATTTATTTGGACGTCAGCAGTGTTGGCGCAACAATTAACATCATGCTCGCTGCAGTTCTTGCAAAAGGTCGTACTACAATCGAGAATGCAGCAAAAGAACCTGAAATCATTGACGTCGCTACACTCCTGTCCAATATGGGTGCGAAAATTAAGGGCGCAGGAACTAATGTCATTCGTATAGATGGAGTGGAAAATCTCCATGGAACAAGACACACGATTATTCCCGATCGAATTGAAGCGGGCACTTTCATGATTATGGCTGCAGCAGTGGGCGATGGCATCACAATCGACAATGTCATACCATTCCACGTTGAGGCGCTTACGGCGAAACTTCGTGAAATGGGCGTTGATATTATTGAAGGTGAAGAACAGATCTTCATTCCGAAGTCGAGAAATCTTCAAGCCGTAGATGTGAAAACACTGGTCTACCCTGGTTTTCCGACGGATCTTCAACAACCATTTTCCGTGTTGTTGACGCAAGCAGCTGGACCTTCAGTCATTACGGATACGGTTTACTCAGCTAGATTTAAACAAATCGACGAGCTAACAAGAATGAATGCTGATGCACGAGTCGAAGGGCGTTCGGCGATTTTAGCTGGTCCAACACCACTTCAAGCAGCAACTGTACGAGCATCCGATCTTCGCGCAGGAGCCGCGCTCGTTATTGCTGGGCTCATTGCCGATGGAGTGACGGAAGTACAAGAAATTCAACATATCGAGCGCGGGTATAGTTCTCTCATCGAGAAACTTCAAGGAATTGGAGCGGATATCCGCAAAGTTTCCGTCTCGAAAGAAGCCATTGTGGGCGAATGA
- a CDS encoding CTP synthase, with product MTKYIFVTGGVVSSLGKGINAASLGRLLKSRGLQVTIQKFDPYINVDPRMMSPLQHGEVFVTEDGAETDLDLGHYERFIDIKLNKYSNVTMGKVYSSVLRKERTGEYNGATVQVIPHITNEIKNLIKRAGKETNADVVITEIGGSVGDIESLPYLEAIRQMKTDLGKNDVMYIHNTLVPYLHAAGEMKSKPTQHSVKELRSIGIQPNMIVLRSEYPVPQEMKDKIALFCNIKPEEVIEALDAETLYEVPLRLHEQNMDKIVVDFLELETKEPDMTEIKELVDLVKSLSKKVRIGLVGKYVEMQDAYISAVEALRHAGYGFDTEIEMKWINSEDVTAQSAAELLADVDGILVPAGFGNRGVDGKIEAITYARTNGVPFFGIGLGMQLAAVEYARNVIGIENAHSVEFDKDTKNQIIESPPESNGNPENYFRLGAYPCKLKEGSKARAAYGEELIYERHRNRFEFNNVYREQFESAGMTLSGVSPNDQFVEIVELADHPFFMGVSFHPEFASRPTRPQPVFREFIRAVIAGKE from the coding sequence ATGACAAAGTATATTTTCGTAACCGGTGGTGTTGTCTCATCACTTGGTAAAGGCATTAACGCAGCATCGCTTGGGCGACTATTAAAAAGCCGAGGACTTCAGGTGACAATACAAAAGTTTGATCCATATATTAACGTCGATCCAAGAATGATGAGTCCTTTACAGCATGGTGAAGTATTCGTCACTGAAGACGGAGCAGAAACGGATCTAGACCTTGGTCATTATGAACGTTTTATCGACATCAAATTGAACAAGTATTCGAACGTTACAATGGGGAAAGTGTACTCATCTGTACTGAGAAAAGAACGTACGGGTGAATATAATGGAGCGACAGTCCAAGTCATCCCCCACATTACAAATGAAATCAAAAACCTAATCAAACGCGCTGGAAAAGAGACGAACGCAGACGTTGTCATTACAGAAATTGGCGGAAGCGTTGGTGACATCGAATCACTGCCATACTTGGAAGCGATTCGTCAGATGAAAACGGATCTTGGGAAAAATGATGTTATGTACATCCATAACACACTAGTACCTTATCTACATGCAGCCGGTGAAATGAAGTCAAAACCTACACAGCATAGTGTTAAGGAACTACGAAGCATTGGTATCCAGCCAAATATGATCGTCTTACGAAGCGAATATCCGGTTCCACAAGAGATGAAAGATAAGATTGCTTTGTTCTGTAACATTAAACCAGAAGAGGTTATCGAAGCACTTGACGCGGAAACTCTGTATGAAGTACCGCTAAGATTGCATGAGCAGAATATGGATAAAATCGTCGTAGATTTCCTTGAACTTGAGACGAAAGAACCTGACATGACAGAAATAAAAGAACTGGTAGACCTTGTGAAATCCCTTTCGAAAAAAGTTCGCATAGGACTTGTAGGGAAGTATGTTGAAATGCAGGATGCTTATATTTCTGCGGTTGAAGCACTTCGCCATGCAGGTTACGGTTTCGACACAGAAATCGAAATGAAATGGATCAATTCGGAAGATGTGACAGCGCAGAGTGCAGCTGAACTATTAGCGGATGTCGACGGAATCCTCGTTCCAGCAGGTTTTGGAAATCGCGGTGTCGATGGTAAAATTGAAGCAATTACTTATGCCCGTACAAATGGCGTTCCGTTCTTCGGAATCGGACTAGGCATGCAATTGGCTGCAGTCGAATACGCACGCAATGTTATTGGGATTGAAAACGCTCATTCAGTTGAATTTGATAAAGACACTAAAAATCAAATTATCGAGAGTCCTCCTGAAAGTAATGGTAATCCAGAAAATTACTTCAGACTTGGCGCATACCCATGTAAATTAAAAGAAGGTTCGAAAGCGCGTGCTGCTTACGGCGAAGAGTTGATTTACGAACGTCACCGTAACCGCTTTGAATTTAATAATGTATACCGTGAGCAATTTGAATCGGCAGGCATGACTCTTTCTGGTGTGAGCCCGAATGACCAATTTGTAGAAATTGTTGAATTGGCAGATCATCCGTTCTTCATGGGTGTCTCGTTCCACCCGGAATTCGCATCACGCCCAACGCGTCCACAACCGGTATTCCGTGAATTCATCAGAGCGGTAATTGCAGGAAAAGAATAA
- the rpoE gene encoding DNA-directed RNA polymerase subunit delta, translated as MNIREMTKEQLIEESMIDIAYAVLAERKEPLTLLQLMDAIRKLNGITERVMRTKLQQFYTDMNIDGRFLAINDNRWGLREWYPVDQIEVETAPVVKVRKKKKKKALLEDDDIIEDDDEDELFDEEFDELIDEDDEDEDDEDEDDDVVEIEVDLLDPDDELEIIPDDADLELDEEDEDEEEDEDEIKE; from the coding sequence TTGAACATCCGTGAAATGACGAAAGAGCAACTGATAGAAGAATCGATGATTGACATCGCATATGCGGTTTTGGCGGAAAGAAAAGAGCCGCTAACATTGCTCCAGCTGATGGACGCAATTCGTAAACTTAATGGCATAACTGAACGAGTTATGAGAACAAAACTGCAACAATTCTATACTGACATGAACATTGACGGAAGATTCCTTGCTATCAACGATAACCGTTGGGGATTGCGCGAATGGTATCCGGTCGATCAAATCGAAGTAGAAACTGCTCCAGTCGTAAAAGTACGCAAAAAGAAAAAGAAAAAAGCGTTGCTTGAAGACGATGACATCATTGAAGATGATGACGAGGATGAGTTGTTCGACGAAGAATTCGATGAATTAATCGACGAAGACGACGAAGACGAAGATGACGAAGATGAAGATGATGATGTTGTTGAAATCGAAGTAGATCTTCTTGACCCAGATGATGAACTTGAAATCATCCCAGATGATGCAGATCTTGAACTTGATGAAGAAGACGAAGATGAAGAAGAGGACGAGGACGAAATCAAGGAATAA